In one window of Hymenobacter nivis DNA:
- a CDS encoding class I SAM-dependent methyltransferase, giving the protein MPFDRFSAQAAAYARFRIGYPAALYEWLLPLVPGRQRAWDCATGNGQVAVVLAAHFAEVDATDLSDSQLAQAPARPNIHYQTARAEHTPFPNGAFDLITVGQAVHWFDHAAYHREVRRVARPGAVLAEWGYGLGCISPAIDPLVWHFYREVLGPYWDENRRHVDDEYARIPFPFADVQRADFAEQRQWSAAWFLDYLRTWSSVQNYQKQHGTDPVALVAEVLAQAWGPGARAVVFPVFARAGRVE; this is encoded by the coding sequence ATGCCCTTCGACCGCTTCTCCGCCCAGGCCGCGGCCTACGCCCGCTTCCGCATCGGCTATCCCGCCGCCCTCTACGAGTGGCTATTGCCGCTGGTGCCCGGCCGCCAGCGCGCCTGGGATTGCGCCACTGGCAACGGCCAGGTGGCCGTGGTACTGGCCGCGCATTTTGCCGAAGTGGATGCTACCGACCTCAGCGACAGCCAGCTGGCCCAGGCCCCGGCGCGGCCCAACATCCACTACCAAACGGCCCGCGCCGAACATACGCCCTTTCCCAATGGCGCGTTCGACCTCATCACCGTGGGCCAGGCGGTGCACTGGTTCGACCACGCCGCCTACCACCGCGAGGTGCGCCGCGTGGCCCGGCCGGGCGCTGTGCTGGCCGAATGGGGCTACGGCCTGGGCTGCATCAGCCCCGCAATCGACCCGCTTGTGTGGCACTTCTACCGTGAGGTGCTGGGGCCCTATTGGGACGAAAACCGCCGGCACGTCGACGACGAGTACGCCCGCATCCCGTTCCCGTTTGCCGACGTGCAGCGGGCCGACTTCGCCGAGCAGCGGCAGTGGTCAGCGGCCTGGTTCCTCGATTATTTGCGCACTTGGTCGAGCGTGCAGAACTACCAAAAGCAGCACGGTACTGACCCCGTGGCGCTAGTAGCCGAGGTACTTGCGCAAGCCTGGGGCCCCGGCGCGCGGGCCGTGGTGTTTCCGGTGTTTGCCCGCGCCGGGCGGGTAGAATAA
- a CDS encoding ribonuclease Z, protein MTFELRILGSASAAPTLGRHPTAQALTVGGAHYLIDCGEGTQWRLLEYHSRLNQLRAVFISHLHGDHYFGLFGLLGSLHLQGRTRSLIIVGPPGLDEVLTTQMRVSGTKLAFAMEFVAVDTEAHAVVYEDAHITVSSLPMRHRIPCAGYLFAEQPRRRRLLKERLPAGLSAAQLAHLAQGHDLPADADRPGVRHADISAPAPAPRRYAFCSDTLYTPALADLVRGANVLYHEATFLEDMHVRAAQTHHSTARQAAQLARDAGVGRLLIGHFSSRYKALEPLLHEAQAVFPTAELATEGLVVSV, encoded by the coding sequence TTGACCTTCGAACTGCGAATCCTGGGCTCGGCGTCGGCCGCCCCGACGCTGGGCCGCCACCCCACGGCCCAGGCCCTCACCGTGGGCGGCGCGCACTACCTCATCGATTGCGGCGAGGGCACCCAGTGGCGCCTGCTCGAATACCACAGCCGCCTGAACCAGCTGCGGGCGGTGTTCATCTCGCACCTGCACGGCGACCATTACTTTGGGCTGTTCGGGCTGCTGGGCTCGCTGCACTTGCAGGGTCGCACCCGGTCGCTGATTATCGTGGGCCCGCCCGGCCTCGACGAGGTACTGACCACCCAGATGCGGGTGTCGGGCACGAAGCTGGCCTTCGCCATGGAGTTCGTGGCCGTGGATACCGAGGCCCATGCCGTGGTGTACGAGGACGCCCACATCACGGTATCGTCGCTGCCCATGCGCCACCGCATCCCGTGCGCCGGCTACCTGTTTGCCGAGCAACCCCGCCGCCGCCGCCTGCTGAAGGAGCGCCTGCCCGCCGGCCTCAGCGCCGCCCAGCTGGCCCACCTGGCCCAGGGCCACGACCTGCCCGCCGATGCCGACCGGCCCGGCGTGCGCCACGCCGACATATCGGCCCCCGCCCCGGCGCCGCGCCGCTACGCCTTCTGCTCCGACACGCTCTACACCCCCGCCCTGGCCGACCTGGTGCGTGGGGCTAATGTGCTCTACCACGAGGCTACCTTTCTGGAAGACATGCACGTGCGCGCCGCCCAAACCCACCACAGCACCGCCCGCCAGGCCGCCCAGCTGGCCCGCGACGCGGGCGTTGGCCGCCTGCTCATCGGCCACTTTTCGAGCCGCTACAAGGCCCTGGAGCCGCTGCTACACGAGGCCCAGGCCGTGTTTCCCACCGCCGAGCTGGCCACCGAGGGATTGGTGGTGAGCGTGTAG
- a CDS encoding queuosine precursor transporter: MSSFAHKKQQLYLVLSSIFLVNALLAEIIGVKIFSVAKLAGFLPGELTAGVLIWPVVFVTTDIINEYFGKEGVLRVSYLTMGLILFAFGVIYLTTKLPPADFWLDVNKADPQGRPFDIDFAYQSIFRQGLGIITGSIVAFIIGQLLDASIFQAIRRATGGRHVWLRATGSTLVSQLVDSFVVLYVAFYVFGNWSLAQVVSVANFNYWYKFAAAILLTPVLYIAHYFIDRYLGPVDTLELQHEAVDDDSV; encoded by the coding sequence ATGTCGTCCTTCGCCCATAAAAAGCAGCAGCTGTACCTGGTGCTCAGCAGCATTTTCCTGGTGAATGCGCTGCTGGCTGAAATCATCGGCGTCAAAATCTTTTCGGTGGCTAAGCTCGCGGGCTTTTTGCCCGGCGAGCTCACGGCCGGCGTGCTCATCTGGCCGGTCGTGTTCGTCACCACCGATATCATCAACGAGTACTTTGGCAAGGAAGGCGTGTTGCGCGTGAGCTACCTCACCATGGGCCTCATCCTATTTGCCTTCGGGGTCATCTACCTCACCACCAAGCTCCCCCCGGCCGATTTCTGGCTCGATGTGAACAAGGCCGACCCCCAGGGCCGGCCCTTCGACATCGACTTTGCCTACCAGAGCATCTTCCGCCAGGGCTTGGGCATCATCACCGGCTCCATCGTGGCCTTCATCATCGGGCAGCTGCTGGACGCCAGCATTTTCCAGGCCATCCGCCGGGCCACGGGCGGGCGCCATGTATGGCTGCGGGCCACCGGCTCCACCCTCGTCTCGCAGCTCGTGGACAGCTTCGTGGTACTGTACGTGGCCTTTTATGTATTCGGCAACTGGAGCCTGGCGCAAGTCGTCAGCGTGGCTAACTTCAATTATTGGTACAAATTCGCGGCCGCCATCCTGCTCACGCCGGTCCTTTATATAGCTCATTATTTCATCGACCGCTACTTGGGCCCCGTCGATACCTTAGAATTGCAGCACGAAGCTGTGGACGACGACAGCGTGTAA
- a CDS encoding LytR/AlgR family response regulator transcription factor, with protein MLRCIAVDDEPAATRLLAAYIQKVPALTLVGTTNNPLEALQWVQEGRVDLVFLDIQMPELTGLQFLKVCGRQCRVVLTTAYPEYALEGYEHDVVDYLLKPVAFDRFLRAVQKAQAGAPAAAVPAPAPAPPPVVGAPAADYLFVKGESKNKFLRLSYADILYVEALKNYVSIVVPGQRIVTYQTLKDLAQQLPQPAFLRVHKSFVVALDKIRLVDGHTVYIGEAAIPLGETYREGLFQLIRAQTQP; from the coding sequence ATGCTCCGCTGCATCGCCGTCGACGACGAGCCCGCCGCCACCCGGCTGCTGGCCGCCTACATCCAGAAAGTGCCGGCGCTGACGCTGGTGGGCACTACCAATAACCCGCTCGAAGCCCTGCAATGGGTGCAGGAAGGCCGGGTCGATTTGGTGTTTCTCGACATCCAGATGCCGGAGCTGACGGGCCTGCAGTTCCTGAAAGTCTGCGGGCGGCAGTGCCGGGTCGTCCTCACCACCGCCTACCCCGAGTACGCGCTGGAGGGCTACGAGCACGACGTGGTGGACTACCTGCTCAAGCCCGTGGCCTTCGACCGCTTCCTGCGCGCCGTGCAGAAAGCCCAGGCGGGGGCCCCCGCGGCGGCCGTGCCGGCCCCGGCCCCGGCCCCGCCGCCGGTGGTGGGGGCCCCGGCAGCTGATTATTTATTTGTGAAGGGCGAGAGCAAGAACAAATTCCTGCGGCTGAGCTACGCCGACATCCTGTACGTGGAGGCGCTAAAGAACTACGTATCCATCGTAGTGCCGGGCCAGCGCATCGTTACCTACCAGACGCTGAAGGACTTGGCCCAGCAGCTGCCGCAGCCGGCGTTTCTGCGGGTGCACAAGTCGTTCGTGGTGGCGCTGGACAAAATCCGGCTCGTGGACGGCCACACGGTGTACATCGGCGAGGCGGCTATTCCGCTGGGCGAGACGTACCGCGAAGGTTTATTCCAATTAATTCGGGCCCAAACCCAACCGTAA
- a CDS encoding STAS domain-containing protein, whose amino-acid sequence MKYAIDKKESYTVITIDEKKLDTTVAPDLKSEFVKLNAEGINNLILDLSNVKYTDSSGLSSILIANRLCNSTGGLLVLTGLQDHVLKLITISKLESVLHILPTVEEGIDRVFLHAIERDLTDKE is encoded by the coding sequence ATGAAGTACGCCATCGATAAAAAAGAAAGCTATACCGTCATCACCATCGACGAGAAAAAGCTGGACACGACCGTTGCCCCGGACCTCAAATCGGAGTTCGTGAAGCTCAACGCGGAAGGCATTAACAACCTGATTCTCGACCTGTCCAACGTCAAATACACCGACTCGTCGGGTCTGAGCTCCATCCTCATCGCCAACCGGTTGTGCAACTCCACGGGCGGCCTGCTGGTGCTCACCGGCCTGCAAGACCACGTGCTCAAGCTCATCACCATCAGCAAGCTGGAGTCGGTGCTGCACATCCTGCCCACGGTTGAGGAAGGCATCGACCGCGTATTTCTGCACGCCATCGAGCGCGATTTGACGGACAAGGAGTAG
- a CDS encoding sensor histidine kinase yields MNRPRIARYHALGWGLLITHDEVGVLLNHTTQLPKHLLFTGTLWLTEIVLFYYCFLLVYPRYWRPGRGPQLLLGLLATPLVFGGMRYLLEEVLAPAAFGFHNYDLGSSWRAFAIDDVYLSPPIVILAAIAWKIEEVFRREKDQATQLLTQEKTQAELAFLKTQINPHFLYNTLNYLYAEAYAVSEPLAGAVLRLSDLMRYMLHEGPDGRVELHKEVAYLENYLALHRLRFEDQFFVNFRQPAAVGGQRVASLLLIPFVENALKHGVLHRPDQPVDICLALPAPGCLCFEVRNRVGPHPRDATTGIGLANLRRRLALLYPGRHTLEVRDDGTEHYTRLELDLGPAQPGLPAFSPAAR; encoded by the coding sequence ATGAACCGCCCCCGGATTGCCCGCTACCACGCCCTAGGCTGGGGCTTGCTGATTACCCACGACGAGGTGGGCGTCCTGCTCAACCACACCACTCAGCTGCCCAAACACTTGCTGTTCACCGGCACGCTGTGGCTCACAGAGATAGTCCTGTTCTACTACTGCTTCCTACTGGTGTACCCACGCTACTGGCGGCCGGGCCGGGGCCCCCAATTGCTGCTGGGCCTGCTGGCCACGCCGCTGGTGTTCGGCGGTATGCGCTACCTGCTGGAAGAAGTGCTGGCACCAGCTGCGTTCGGCTTCCACAACTACGACCTGGGTAGCTCCTGGCGTGCTTTCGCCATCGACGATGTGTACCTGAGCCCGCCCATCGTGATATTGGCGGCCATCGCCTGGAAAATTGAGGAGGTTTTCCGGCGCGAAAAAGACCAGGCCACCCAGCTCCTGACGCAGGAAAAAACCCAGGCCGAGCTGGCCTTCCTCAAAACCCAAATCAATCCGCACTTCCTCTACAACACCCTCAACTACCTCTACGCCGAGGCCTACGCCGTATCGGAGCCGCTGGCCGGGGCGGTACTGCGCCTCTCCGACCTCATGCGCTACATGCTGCACGAGGGCCCCGACGGCCGCGTGGAGCTGCACAAGGAGGTGGCCTATTTAGAGAATTACCTGGCCCTGCACCGCCTGCGCTTCGAGGACCAGTTTTTTGTGAATTTCCGGCAGCCGGCGGCCGTGGGCGGGCAGCGGGTGGCCTCCCTCCTGCTCATCCCGTTCGTCGAAAACGCCCTCAAGCACGGCGTCCTCCACCGCCCCGACCAGCCCGTGGACATCTGCCTGGCCCTGCCCGCGCCCGGCTGCCTGTGCTTCGAAGTACGCAACCGCGTGGGGCCCCACCCGCGCGACGCCACCACCGGCATCGGCCTGGCCAACCTGCGCCGCCGCCTGGCCCTGCTCTACCCCGGCCGCCATACGCTGGAAGTCCGCGACGACGGCACCGAGCACTACACCCGCCTGGAGCTAGATTTGGGGCCGGCTCAACCCGGGCTGCCGGCTTTTTCGCCGGCTGCCCGGTAA
- a CDS encoding glycosyltransferase, which produces MPYSSTPPAADALLLPDSLLIEAAWEVCNQVGGIYTVIRSKVPATMPAWGNRYCLLGPYFAHMAQGEFENFDDNQLDLMDDPYAVAVRTLRAEGYDICFGTWLVTGRPRVVLINPFQAYNRLGDIKRDLWERHGIPMPDHDDLLHQVVAFGALSKLFIQTVAALKGEKSLLVHFHEWMTGVAIPDLRRDGTPAHLVFTTHATLLGRYLAMNDPDFYDHLMRVDWQAESRHFNIEPAVTMERAAAHGSHVFTTVSELTVRECIYLLDRIPDAVLPNGLNIERFVAGHEFQNLHQLYKAKIHEFVMAHFFHSYSFELDKTLYFFTSGRYEYHNKGFDLTLEALARLNYRLQQSGIDVQVVMFFITKRPFTSINPQVLERRAVLEEVRQTCRAIEEQVGERLFYAAAASSDQRLPELGDMVDDYWKLRYRRTLQSWKSNALPPVITHNLVDDAQDDILNFLRRSNLLNHQHDRVKIVYHPDFVSTTSPLFGMEYGQFVRGTHLGVFPSYYEPWGYTPLECVARGVPAVTSDLSGFGDYALQNVPEPEQKGIFVVHRQERTFDESAEELTEMMWQFVLLSRRERIQQRNNVESHAGLFDWKNLRVYYDRAYALALERQ; this is translated from the coding sequence ATGCCCTACTCTTCCACTCCCCCCGCCGCCGATGCCCTGCTGCTGCCCGACTCGCTACTGATTGAAGCCGCCTGGGAAGTGTGCAACCAGGTGGGCGGCATCTACACCGTTATCCGGTCCAAGGTGCCGGCTACCATGCCCGCCTGGGGTAACCGCTACTGCCTGCTGGGCCCCTACTTCGCCCACATGGCGCAGGGCGAGTTCGAGAACTTCGACGACAACCAGCTCGACCTGATGGACGATCCCTACGCCGTGGCCGTGCGCACGCTGCGGGCCGAGGGCTACGACATTTGCTTCGGCACCTGGCTCGTGACGGGCCGCCCGCGGGTGGTGCTCATCAACCCGTTTCAGGCCTACAACCGCCTGGGCGACATCAAGCGCGATTTGTGGGAGCGCCACGGCATCCCGATGCCCGACCACGACGACCTGCTGCACCAGGTGGTGGCCTTCGGGGCCCTCTCGAAGCTGTTCATCCAAACCGTGGCCGCCCTCAAGGGCGAAAAAAGCCTGCTGGTGCACTTCCACGAGTGGATGACTGGCGTGGCCATCCCCGACCTGCGGCGCGATGGCACCCCGGCCCACCTCGTGTTCACGACGCACGCCACGCTGCTGGGCCGCTACCTGGCCATGAACGACCCCGACTTCTACGACCACCTGATGCGCGTGGACTGGCAGGCCGAGAGCCGCCACTTCAATATCGAGCCGGCCGTGACCATGGAGCGCGCCGCCGCCCACGGCAGCCACGTCTTCACCACGGTGAGCGAGCTGACGGTGCGCGAGTGCATTTACCTGCTCGACCGCATCCCCGACGCGGTGCTGCCCAACGGCCTGAACATCGAGCGCTTCGTGGCTGGGCACGAGTTCCAGAATCTGCATCAGCTCTACAAGGCAAAGATTCACGAGTTCGTGATGGCCCACTTTTTCCACTCGTATTCCTTCGAGCTGGACAAGACGCTGTACTTCTTCACCTCGGGCCGCTACGAGTACCACAACAAGGGCTTCGACCTAACGCTGGAGGCCCTGGCCCGCCTCAACTACCGCCTCCAGCAGAGCGGCATCGACGTGCAGGTGGTCATGTTTTTCATCACCAAGCGGCCCTTCACCAGCATCAACCCGCAGGTGCTGGAGCGCCGCGCCGTGCTGGAGGAAGTGCGCCAGACCTGCCGCGCCATCGAGGAGCAGGTGGGCGAACGGCTCTTCTACGCCGCCGCCGCCAGCTCCGACCAGCGCCTGCCCGAATTGGGCGACATGGTGGACGACTACTGGAAGCTGCGCTACCGCCGCACGCTGCAAAGCTGGAAATCGAACGCCCTGCCCCCCGTCATCACCCACAACCTGGTTGACGATGCCCAGGACGACATCCTCAACTTCCTGCGCCGCTCCAACCTGCTGAACCACCAGCACGACCGGGTAAAAATCGTGTACCACCCGGATTTTGTGTCCACGACCTCGCCCCTGTTTGGCATGGAGTACGGGCAGTTTGTGCGCGGCACCCACCTGGGCGTGTTCCCGAGCTACTACGAGCCCTGGGGCTACACGCCGCTGGAGTGCGTGGCCCGCGGCGTGCCCGCCGTTACGAGCGACCTCTCGGGCTTCGGCGACTACGCCCTGCAGAACGTGCCCGAACCCGAGCAAAAGGGCATTTTTGTGGTGCACCGCCAGGAGCGCACCTTCGATGAATCAGCCGAGGAGTTGACCGAGATGATGTGGCAGTTTGTGCTCCTCTCGCGCCGCGAACGCATCCAGCAGCGCAACAACGTGGAGAGCCACGCCGGGCTGTTCGACTGGAAAAACCTGCGCGTGTACTACGACCGGGCCTACGCCCTGGCCCTGGAGCGGCAATAG
- a CDS encoding DEAD/DEAH box helicase: MTFHEFNLHDDLLAGVDAMNYQQATPVQEQAIPKILEGKDLIACAQTGTGKTAAYLLPLLDKISHAKHGHTSTLILVPTRELATQIDEQVTGFGYFVEASSIAIYGGGKSENWEQQKRALTSGADIIIATPGRLIAHLQMGYVKFEQIKYLVLDEADKMMDMGFSDDIFNIVRQLPKQRQTLLFSATMPTKIRDFSQQILQNPEEIRLAVSKPAAGIDQQFYLAFDRQKIYVLEHIIKTQDVQSMVLFTSQKAAVGGIVKAVNKLGIEARGISSDCTQEEREEIMRAFKNKQFPILVATDVLSRGIDIDSLSHVVNYDIPRAAEDYVHRIGRTARAATKGTAITFISDQDQDRVVKIEKLIEREIPKLAITEGLGLGAAPEFDPKRFAGLGGKIGGRPARGGHGGSGGGRSGGFGGGPRDGSGPRREGGRDGERPPRHDAPDPKDPKHLERLANAKNALAALDAGIAPAVPYQRPPRPEGEPRPERRPRPEGENRPPREPRAPRPEGEPREPRAEGEAPANGEPREPRPDGERRRSRGGRNRGPKPEGNSAVDTPAPPAAE, translated from the coding sequence GTGACGTTTCACGAATTTAACCTCCACGACGACCTCCTGGCCGGCGTGGACGCCATGAACTACCAGCAGGCCACGCCCGTGCAGGAGCAAGCCATTCCCAAAATACTGGAAGGCAAGGACTTAATTGCCTGCGCCCAGACTGGCACCGGCAAAACCGCCGCCTACCTGCTGCCGCTGCTCGACAAAATTTCGCACGCCAAGCACGGCCACACGTCTACGCTCATTTTAGTGCCCACGCGCGAGCTGGCCACCCAGATTGACGAGCAGGTGACGGGCTTCGGCTACTTCGTTGAGGCCAGCAGCATCGCCATCTACGGGGGCGGCAAAAGCGAGAACTGGGAGCAGCAGAAGCGGGCCCTGACGAGCGGCGCCGACATTATCATCGCCACGCCCGGCCGTCTCATCGCCCACCTGCAAATGGGCTACGTCAAGTTCGAACAAATCAAGTACTTGGTGCTGGACGAGGCCGATAAGATGATGGACATGGGCTTCTCGGACGACATTTTCAACATCGTGCGCCAGCTGCCCAAGCAGCGGCAGACGCTGCTGTTTTCGGCCACCATGCCCACCAAAATCCGCGACTTTTCGCAGCAGATTCTGCAAAACCCGGAGGAAATCCGGCTGGCCGTGAGCAAGCCCGCCGCCGGCATCGACCAGCAGTTTTACCTGGCTTTCGACCGCCAGAAAATCTACGTCCTCGAGCACATCATCAAAACCCAGGACGTGCAGAGCATGGTGCTCTTTACGAGCCAGAAAGCGGCCGTCGGCGGCATCGTGAAGGCCGTTAACAAGCTCGGCATCGAGGCCCGTGGCATCAGCTCCGACTGTACCCAGGAGGAGCGTGAGGAAATCATGCGGGCCTTCAAAAACAAGCAGTTCCCCATCCTGGTGGCTACCGATGTACTCAGCCGCGGCATCGACATCGACAGCCTGAGCCACGTGGTGAACTACGACATTCCGCGCGCCGCCGAGGACTACGTGCACCGCATCGGCCGCACGGCCCGCGCCGCCACCAAGGGCACGGCCATCACCTTCATTTCGGACCAAGACCAAGACCGGGTGGTGAAGATTGAGAAGCTCATCGAGCGCGAAATCCCCAAGCTGGCCATTACGGAGGGGCTGGGCCTGGGCGCCGCCCCGGAGTTTGATCCCAAGCGCTTCGCCGGCCTGGGCGGCAAAATTGGCGGCCGCCCCGCCCGCGGCGGCCACGGTGGTAGCGGTGGCGGCCGGAGCGGCGGTTTCGGCGGAGGCCCACGGGACGGCAGCGGCCCGCGCCGCGAAGGTGGGCGCGACGGCGAGCGGCCGCCCCGCCACGACGCCCCCGACCCCAAAGACCCCAAGCACTTGGAGCGCCTGGCCAACGCCAAAAATGCCCTGGCCGCCCTCGACGCCGGCATCGCCCCCGCCGTGCCTTACCAGCGCCCACCGCGCCCCGAAGGCGAGCCCCGCCCCGAGCGCCGCCCCCGGCCCGAAGGTGAAAACCGCCCCCCGCGCGAGCCCAGGGCCCCACGCCCCGAGGGCGAGCCCCGCGAGCCCCGGGCCGAAGGTGAAGCCCCTGCCAACGGCGAACCCCGCGAGCCCCGCCCCGACGGGGAGCGCCGCCGCAGCCGCGGCGGCCGCAACCGGGGCCCCAAGCCGGAAGGCAACAGCGCAGTAGACACGCCTGCCCCGCCCGCAGCCGAATGA
- a CDS encoding ATP-binding cassette domain-containing protein has product MRWVGAGPHVLEADGIRLAFGARQVLADVYLRVQTGQVVGLLGRNGSGKSVLLQTVFGARAVPDASVRVNGRRVVPAFAQPGLINYLPQTLLLPPGVSLRQAARLLRVDAEQATAGFPELRAQLRQDPGELSGGTVRLLEVLLLLHADTAFSLFDEPFSGIMPVHVETLALEMQRAKQRKGLLITDHRHAEVLPLCDVVYLLHQGRLQKLGPDPRAELRDYGYLAT; this is encoded by the coding sequence ATGAGGTGGGTTGGGGCCGGTCCGCACGTGCTGGAGGCCGACGGCATTCGGTTGGCCTTTGGGGCGCGCCAGGTGCTGGCCGACGTGTACCTGCGGGTGCAAACCGGCCAGGTGGTGGGCCTGCTGGGGCGCAACGGCAGTGGGAAATCGGTGCTGCTGCAAACAGTTTTTGGGGCCCGGGCCGTGCCCGACGCGTCGGTTCGCGTGAACGGCCGCCGGGTGGTGCCCGCCTTCGCGCAGCCCGGGCTCATCAACTACCTGCCGCAAACGCTGCTGTTGCCGCCCGGCGTGTCGTTGCGTCAAGCGGCTCGCCTGCTGCGGGTCGATGCGGAACAAGCCACAGCCGGCTTCCCCGAGTTGCGGGCGCAGCTCCGGCAGGACCCCGGCGAGCTATCGGGCGGCACGGTGCGCCTGCTGGAGGTGCTGCTCCTGCTGCACGCCGACACGGCCTTTTCCCTGTTCGACGAGCCGTTTTCTGGCATCATGCCCGTGCACGTCGAAACGCTGGCCCTCGAAATGCAGCGTGCCAAGCAACGCAAGGGCCTGCTCATCACCGACCACCGCCACGCCGAAGTGCTGCCGCTGTGCGACGTGGTGTACCTGTTGCACCAAGGCCGCTTGCAAAAATTAGGGCCCGACCCCCGGGCCGAACTGCGTGATTACGGCTACCTGGCTACCTAG
- a CDS encoding DUF4198 domain-containing protein — MSKRFFALAPLLALASAGLAHEFWLQPARFRLAPGDTVNVRPLVGEHFQGAPWGNRASKILAFARYGPAPADSTNLAPAPGGAPADTFRTAVAFARPGTHLVVLRSNLAFIELPAAQFTAYLREEGLELPLRRRQERGQQAQPGREAYRRCAKALVQVGAPAADTAYRRVLGLPFELVPEQNPYRLAPGAALTVRVLRAGQPARGALVQVWETQPDGLPTKHFTTHANQNGRLLLRLSGPGPYLVAAVDAAEAPMALRARADWLSTWASLAFAGPVVR, encoded by the coding sequence ATGTCCAAACGCTTTTTTGCTCTCGCCCCACTCCTCGCGCTGGCCAGCGCCGGCCTGGCCCACGAGTTCTGGCTTCAGCCCGCCCGCTTCCGCCTCGCGCCGGGCGACACCGTGAACGTGCGACCGCTGGTGGGCGAGCACTTCCAGGGGGCCCCGTGGGGCAACCGGGCCAGCAAAATTTTGGCTTTTGCGCGCTACGGCCCCGCCCCGGCCGACTCCACCAACCTGGCGCCCGCGCCCGGTGGGGCCCCGGCCGACACGTTCCGCACCGCCGTGGCGTTTGCCCGGCCTGGCACGCACCTGGTGGTACTACGCAGCAACCTGGCCTTCATTGAGTTGCCCGCCGCGCAGTTCACCGCCTACCTGCGCGAGGAAGGCCTGGAGCTGCCCCTACGCCGCCGCCAGGAGCGCGGCCAGCAGGCCCAGCCCGGCCGCGAGGCCTACCGCCGCTGCGCCAAAGCACTGGTGCAGGTGGGGGCCCCAGCCGCCGACACCGCCTACCGCCGCGTGCTAGGCCTGCCCTTTGAGTTGGTGCCCGAGCAGAACCCGTACCGCCTGGCGCCCGGTGCAGCCCTCACCGTGCGGGTGCTGCGGGCCGGGCAGCCGGCGCGGGGGGCGCTGGTGCAGGTGTGGGAGACGCAACCGGATGGCCTGCCTACCAAGCATTTCACTACCCACGCCAACCAAAACGGCCGCTTGCTGTTACGCCTGTCTGGGCCGGGGCCCTACCTGGTGGCCGCCGTCGACGCAGCCGAGGCGCCCATGGCGCTGCGCGCGCGCGCCGACTGGCTCAGCACTTGGGCGTCGCTGGCGTTTGCCGGGCCGGTGGTCCGGTAG
- the trpS gene encoding tryptophan--tRNA ligase produces the protein MSRILTGIQSTGRPHLGNLLGAILPAIELSKNPANESLYFIADLHSLTTVRDPEVLRQNTYAVAAAWLACGFDTEKNLFYRQSDVPQVTELTWHLSCFTPYPMLANAHSFKDKSDKLSDVNAGLFTYPVLMAADILLYDAEIVPVGKDQIQHLEIARDIAQAFNSRYGDTLVLPQARVDAELMTIPGIDGLKMSKSYGNIIDIFLPEKELQKVIRKIITDGKDLADPKDPDTDVTFKLYSLLASPAETAELRRLYLAGGYGYGHAKQALFELILKRFAAERERFNFYMSNLPEIDKQLAIGAQRAQAYGAGVLAKVRQKIGYGF, from the coding sequence ATGTCCCGCATCCTCACCGGCATCCAGAGCACCGGCCGTCCGCACCTGGGCAACCTGCTCGGGGCCATCCTCCCGGCCATCGAGCTGTCGAAAAACCCGGCCAACGAGTCGCTCTACTTCATCGCCGATTTGCACTCGCTCACCACCGTGCGCGACCCCGAAGTGCTGCGCCAGAACACCTACGCCGTAGCCGCCGCTTGGCTGGCCTGCGGCTTCGACACTGAGAAGAACCTGTTTTACCGGCAGTCCGACGTGCCGCAGGTGACCGAGCTAACCTGGCACCTATCGTGCTTCACGCCCTACCCGATGCTGGCCAACGCGCACAGCTTCAAGGATAAGAGCGACAAGCTCTCGGACGTGAACGCTGGCCTTTTCACCTACCCGGTGCTGATGGCGGCCGACATCCTGCTCTACGACGCCGAGATTGTACCCGTGGGCAAGGACCAGATCCAGCACCTCGAAATTGCCCGCGACATCGCCCAAGCCTTCAACTCCCGCTACGGCGACACGCTGGTGCTGCCTCAGGCCCGCGTCGACGCCGAGCTGATGACCATTCCTGGCATCGACGGCCTGAAGATGAGCAAGAGCTACGGCAACATCATCGACATCTTCTTACCCGAGAAGGAATTACAAAAAGTTATACGCAAAATCATCACCGACGGCAAGGATCTCGCCGACCCCAAAGACCCGGATACCGACGTCACGTTCAAGCTGTATTCCCTGCTGGCCTCACCGGCAGAAACCGCCGAGCTGCGCCGCCTATACCTGGCCGGCGGCTACGGTTACGGCCATGCCAAGCAGGCCCTGTTCGAGCTGATTTTGAAGCGTTTCGCCGCCGAGCGCGAGCGGTTCAATTTCTATATGAGCAACCTGCCCGAAATCGATAAACAGCTGGCCATCGGAGCCCAGCGCGCCCAGGCCTACGGCGCCGGCGTACTGGCCAAAGTGCGCCAGAAAATAGGGTACGGTTTCTGA